From a region of the Lactuca sativa cultivar Salinas chromosome 4, Lsat_Salinas_v11, whole genome shotgun sequence genome:
- the LOC111886791 gene encoding chaperone protein dnaJ GFA2, mitochondrial isoform X2, which yields MVRSNGIKLLSWLARRSLSNDPLYESLARRGYRKFGSSIHGHYKISNCYNNKNVNSRYWSGLGTINAHYGNIRSIHGTSACMASKDYYDTLGVNKNATASEIKKAYYGLAKKWHPDANKDDPEAETRFQEVSKAYEVLKDEEKRAQYDQLGHETFEASASGGAGPDAGHWRNPFQDLGDIFGFGPFARNFTGKDVKVSLELSFMEAVQGCTKNVVFQTELPCETCGGSGVPPGTKPETCRRCKGAGMTFSQTGPFRIQVTCTQCGGSGKYVKNLCKSCNGQRVVRGPKSVKLNIMPGVDTNEELRMSRSGGADPDGNQPGDLYVVIKVREDPVFRREGPNIHVDALLNITQAVLGGTIQVPTLTGDVVLKVRAGTQPGQKVVLKGKGIKTRNSYSYGDQYVHFNISIPTNLSERQRELIEEFAKEEQAAEYEKGAAASR from the exons ATGGTTCGTTCCAACGGCATTAAACTTTTGTCATGGCTTGCTCGCCGCTCCCTCTCCAACGATCCC TTGTATGAGTCGCTGGCTAGAAGAGGTTATAGGAAGTTTGGCTCATCAATTCATGGCCATTACAAGATTTCTAACTGTTACAATAACAAAAATG TCAATTCGAGATATTGGTCAGGTCTTGGGACGATTAATGCACACTATGGCAACATCAGATCGATTCATGGCACTT CAGCATGCATGGCTTCAAAAGATTATTATGATACACTTGGAGTCAATAAGAACGCAACCGCATCAGAAATCAAGAAAGCCTATTATGGG CTAGCCAAGAAATGGCATCCAGATGCAAATAAAGATGATCCAGAAGCAGAAACAAGGTTTCAAGAAGTATCAAAGGCATATGAG GTCCTGAAAGATGAGGAGAAACGAGCACAATATGATCAG cTTGGACACGAGACTTTTGAAGCAAGTGCTAGTGGTGGAGCTGGTCCTGATGCTGGCCATTGGCGCAATCCATTTCAAGACCTTGGTGAT ATTTTTGGTTTTGGCCCATTTGCTCGCAACTTCACTGGCAAGGACGTTAAG GTATCCCTTGAGCTTTCATTCATGGAAGCTGTTCAAGGATGCACCAAAAATGTAGTCTTTCAGACCGAGTTGCCTTGTGAAACTTGTG GTGGAAGTGGTGTTCCTCCTGGAACAAAGCCTGAGACATGTAGGAGGTGTAAAGGAGCAGGCATG ACATTCAGTCAAACTGGTCCATTTAGAATCCAGGTGACTTGTACTCAATGTGGCGGAAGTGGTAAATATGTCAAG AACTTATGCAAGTCATGCAATGGGCAGAGGGTGGTAAGAGGACCCAAGTCTGTGAAGTTAAACATAATGCCAG gaGTCGATACAAATGAAGAATTAAGGATGTCCAGAAGTGGTGGAGCAGATCCAGATGGCAACCAGCCTGGTGATCTTTAtgttgttatcaag GTGCGAGAAGATCCTGTATTTCGACGAGAAGGGCCAAACATTCATGTAGATGCTCTCCTGAATATCACCCAG GCTGTTTTGGGAGGGACGATTCAGGTGCCAACATTAACAGGAGATGTTGTTCTTAAg GTTCGTGCAGGAACTCAACCTGGTCAAAAAGTAGTTTTAAAAGGAAAAG GAATTAAAACAAGAAATTCTTACTCGTATGGAGATCAATATGTACACTTCAACATCAGCATCCCAAC GAACTTGAGTGAAAGACAGCGTGAACTGATTGAGGAGTTTGCAAAAGAAGAGCAAGCTGCTGAATATGAGAAAGGGGCTGCAGCCTCTCGATAG
- the LOC111886791 gene encoding chaperone protein dnaJ GFA2, mitochondrial isoform X1 — MVRSNGIKLLSWLARRSLSNDPLYESLARRGYRKFGSSIHGHYKISNCYNNKNAVNSRYWSGLGTINAHYGNIRSIHGTSACMASKDYYDTLGVNKNATASEIKKAYYGLAKKWHPDANKDDPEAETRFQEVSKAYEVLKDEEKRAQYDQLGHETFEASASGGAGPDAGHWRNPFQDLGDIFGFGPFARNFTGKDVKVSLELSFMEAVQGCTKNVVFQTELPCETCGGSGVPPGTKPETCRRCKGAGMTFSQTGPFRIQVTCTQCGGSGKYVKNLCKSCNGQRVVRGPKSVKLNIMPGVDTNEELRMSRSGGADPDGNQPGDLYVVIKVREDPVFRREGPNIHVDALLNITQAVLGGTIQVPTLTGDVVLKVRAGTQPGQKVVLKGKGIKTRNSYSYGDQYVHFNISIPTNLSERQRELIEEFAKEEQAAEYEKGAAASR; from the exons ATGGTTCGTTCCAACGGCATTAAACTTTTGTCATGGCTTGCTCGCCGCTCCCTCTCCAACGATCCC TTGTATGAGTCGCTGGCTAGAAGAGGTTATAGGAAGTTTGGCTCATCAATTCATGGCCATTACAAGATTTCTAACTGTTACAATAACAAAAATG CAGTCAATTCGAGATATTGGTCAGGTCTTGGGACGATTAATGCACACTATGGCAACATCAGATCGATTCATGGCACTT CAGCATGCATGGCTTCAAAAGATTATTATGATACACTTGGAGTCAATAAGAACGCAACCGCATCAGAAATCAAGAAAGCCTATTATGGG CTAGCCAAGAAATGGCATCCAGATGCAAATAAAGATGATCCAGAAGCAGAAACAAGGTTTCAAGAAGTATCAAAGGCATATGAG GTCCTGAAAGATGAGGAGAAACGAGCACAATATGATCAG cTTGGACACGAGACTTTTGAAGCAAGTGCTAGTGGTGGAGCTGGTCCTGATGCTGGCCATTGGCGCAATCCATTTCAAGACCTTGGTGAT ATTTTTGGTTTTGGCCCATTTGCTCGCAACTTCACTGGCAAGGACGTTAAG GTATCCCTTGAGCTTTCATTCATGGAAGCTGTTCAAGGATGCACCAAAAATGTAGTCTTTCAGACCGAGTTGCCTTGTGAAACTTGTG GTGGAAGTGGTGTTCCTCCTGGAACAAAGCCTGAGACATGTAGGAGGTGTAAAGGAGCAGGCATG ACATTCAGTCAAACTGGTCCATTTAGAATCCAGGTGACTTGTACTCAATGTGGCGGAAGTGGTAAATATGTCAAG AACTTATGCAAGTCATGCAATGGGCAGAGGGTGGTAAGAGGACCCAAGTCTGTGAAGTTAAACATAATGCCAG gaGTCGATACAAATGAAGAATTAAGGATGTCCAGAAGTGGTGGAGCAGATCCAGATGGCAACCAGCCTGGTGATCTTTAtgttgttatcaag GTGCGAGAAGATCCTGTATTTCGACGAGAAGGGCCAAACATTCATGTAGATGCTCTCCTGAATATCACCCAG GCTGTTTTGGGAGGGACGATTCAGGTGCCAACATTAACAGGAGATGTTGTTCTTAAg GTTCGTGCAGGAACTCAACCTGGTCAAAAAGTAGTTTTAAAAGGAAAAG GAATTAAAACAAGAAATTCTTACTCGTATGGAGATCAATATGTACACTTCAACATCAGCATCCCAAC GAACTTGAGTGAAAGACAGCGTGAACTGATTGAGGAGTTTGCAAAAGAAGAGCAAGCTGCTGAATATGAGAAAGGGGCTGCAGCCTCTCGATAG
- the LOC111886791 gene encoding chaperone protein dnaJ GFA2, mitochondrial isoform X3 produces MASKDYYDTLGVNKNATASEIKKAYYGLAKKWHPDANKDDPEAETRFQEVSKAYEVLKDEEKRAQYDQLGHETFEASASGGAGPDAGHWRNPFQDLGDIFGFGPFARNFTGKDVKVSLELSFMEAVQGCTKNVVFQTELPCETCGGSGVPPGTKPETCRRCKGAGMTFSQTGPFRIQVTCTQCGGSGKYVKNLCKSCNGQRVVRGPKSVKLNIMPGVDTNEELRMSRSGGADPDGNQPGDLYVVIKVREDPVFRREGPNIHVDALLNITQAVLGGTIQVPTLTGDVVLKVRAGTQPGQKVVLKGKGIKTRNSYSYGDQYVHFNISIPTNLSERQRELIEEFAKEEQAAEYEKGAAASR; encoded by the exons ATGGCTTCAAAAGATTATTATGATACACTTGGAGTCAATAAGAACGCAACCGCATCAGAAATCAAGAAAGCCTATTATGGG CTAGCCAAGAAATGGCATCCAGATGCAAATAAAGATGATCCAGAAGCAGAAACAAGGTTTCAAGAAGTATCAAAGGCATATGAG GTCCTGAAAGATGAGGAGAAACGAGCACAATATGATCAG cTTGGACACGAGACTTTTGAAGCAAGTGCTAGTGGTGGAGCTGGTCCTGATGCTGGCCATTGGCGCAATCCATTTCAAGACCTTGGTGAT ATTTTTGGTTTTGGCCCATTTGCTCGCAACTTCACTGGCAAGGACGTTAAG GTATCCCTTGAGCTTTCATTCATGGAAGCTGTTCAAGGATGCACCAAAAATGTAGTCTTTCAGACCGAGTTGCCTTGTGAAACTTGTG GTGGAAGTGGTGTTCCTCCTGGAACAAAGCCTGAGACATGTAGGAGGTGTAAAGGAGCAGGCATG ACATTCAGTCAAACTGGTCCATTTAGAATCCAGGTGACTTGTACTCAATGTGGCGGAAGTGGTAAATATGTCAAG AACTTATGCAAGTCATGCAATGGGCAGAGGGTGGTAAGAGGACCCAAGTCTGTGAAGTTAAACATAATGCCAG gaGTCGATACAAATGAAGAATTAAGGATGTCCAGAAGTGGTGGAGCAGATCCAGATGGCAACCAGCCTGGTGATCTTTAtgttgttatcaag GTGCGAGAAGATCCTGTATTTCGACGAGAAGGGCCAAACATTCATGTAGATGCTCTCCTGAATATCACCCAG GCTGTTTTGGGAGGGACGATTCAGGTGCCAACATTAACAGGAGATGTTGTTCTTAAg GTTCGTGCAGGAACTCAACCTGGTCAAAAAGTAGTTTTAAAAGGAAAAG GAATTAAAACAAGAAATTCTTACTCGTATGGAGATCAATATGTACACTTCAACATCAGCATCCCAAC GAACTTGAGTGAAAGACAGCGTGAACTGATTGAGGAGTTTGCAAAAGAAGAGCAAGCTGCTGAATATGAGAAAGGGGCTGCAGCCTCTCGATAG
- the LOC111886820 gene encoding non-specific lipid transfer protein GPI-anchored 9 has protein sequence MGNKGKMMVALVVLGLLVQGTVAHPCGSTFFSALVQLIPCRASVAPFSPIPPNEACCTAVKVLGQPCLCVLVNGPPISGVDRSMAMQLPEKCSVNFEPCELAKKKE, from the exons ATGGGAAATAAAGGAAAGATGATGGTGGCCCTTGTGGTGCTAGGATTGTTGGTTCAAGGAACAGTTGCACACCCATGTGGGAGCACATTTTTCTCGGCTTTGGTGCAACTGATACCGTGTCGTGCATCAGTCGCACCATTCAGCCCCATCCCACCAAATGAGGCCTGTTGTACCGCAGTCAAAGTTCTTGGCCAACCTTGTTTGTGTGTTCTTGTCAACGGTCCTCCTATTTCTGGTGTTGATCGTAGCATGGCCATGCAACTTCCCGAAAAATGCAGTGTCAACTTTGAACCAT GTGAACTTGCGAAAAAGAAAGAGTGA